ACTGCCGCTGGCCCGGCAGCACGACCTCTGTGTGATGCACACGAGCACTCCCTCCCTGCCCTCCGACCTCCGCGTCGCCGAGGCGCTCAGGGCCGAGAACCCCGGGCTGCTCATCGGGATGGTGGGCGCGGCGGTGGCCGTGAGCCCACAGGCGGCGCTGGGTCCCTCGACGGCGGTGGGGTTCGTCGCGCGCAGCGAGTTCGACTACACGATCCAGGAGGTGGCCGAGGGGCGGCCGCTCGGCCAGATCCTCGGGCTCTCCCATCGGGTGAACGGGCATGTGCGGCACAACCCCGAGCGGCCGGTGCTCGAGAACATGGACGCGCTCCCCTTCGTCACGCCGGTGTACCGTCGGGACCTCACGGTGGAGAACTACGCCATCGGCTACCTCCGCCACCCGTACGTGTCGCTGTACACCGGGCGCGGCTGCCGCTCGCGCTGCACCTTCTGCCTCTGGCCCCAGACGGTGGGCGGCCACCGCTACCGGACGCGCAGCCCCGAGCACGTGGCCGAGGAGATGACGCTGGCCGTCCGGCTCTTCCCCGAGGTGAAGGAGTTCTTCTTCGACGACGACACCTTCACCGACGACCTCCCGCGCGCCGAGGCCATCGCCCGCAGGCTCGGCTCCCTGGGGATCACCTGGTCGGCCAACGCCAAGGCCAATGTCCCCTACGACACCCTCAAGGTGCTCCGGGACCACGGACTCCGGCTGCTGCTCGTGGGCTACGAGTCGGGCAACCAGCAGATCCTCAACAACGTCAGGAAGGGGATCCGCCTGGACG
The sequence above is a segment of the Candidatus Rokuibacteriota bacterium genome. Coding sequences within it:
- the hpnJ gene encoding hopanoid biosynthesis associated radical SAM protein HpnJ, with amino-acid sequence MPDYLRTLFLHPPSFDGFDGGAGSRYQARREIRSFWYPTWLAQPAALVPGSRLVDAPPDGLALADILPLARQHDLCVMHTSTPSLPSDLRVAEALRAENPGLLIGMVGAAVAVSPQAALGPSTAVGFVARSEFDYTIQEVAEGRPLGQILGLSHRVNGHVRHNPERPVLENMDALPFVTPVYRRDLTVENYAIGYLRHPYVSLYTGRGCRSRCTFCLWPQTVGGHRYRTRSPEHVAEEMTLAVRLFPEVKEFFFDDDTFTDDLPRAEAIARRLGSLGITWSANAKANVPYDTLKVLRDHGLRLLLVGYESGNQQILNNVRKGIRLDVARRFTRDARSLGITIHGTFILGLPGETRETIQETIAFAREIDPHTIQVSLAAPYPGTALYEEARRNDWIETDALVDAGGVQVSALGYPHLPRTEIFQSVDLFYRRFYFRPRKMISLAAEMVQDRQVLRRRLAEGREFLRFLRQHRKTRGAGGSGAPELGKTSGVAPAPRPLPGDGG